From a region of the Pecten maximus chromosome 18, xPecMax1.1, whole genome shotgun sequence genome:
- the LOC117316973 gene encoding uncharacterized protein LOC117316973, which yields MTCVTKMPVKYWICFTVLQCILFFYLFSHFEISTHGTGKSLKKQAPSITLFSAWNTFPERYAVFNNTLRNWPLLQPHVKLYLFTNDFIPGLKEYEKLGWTVLPVLREIEGNAVIKDLFLRVMQLQPDSKLYALVNGDLLLTNSFLKNLHDIIESPFLKDKTFFLTGRKLKIPGVTREEASSWENIERAAKRGVLDKPYLGIDYYVTPPSYHWRLAPDLQFMRPHYDTWMIWDARRMGLVVIDATNTLLAPHQNAPYPKNTGAFDNNMKVYSSCPSRTR from the coding sequence ATGACTTGTGTAACGAAGATGCCGGTGAAGTACTGGATATGTTTTACCGTCTTGCAATGCATTCTGTTCTTCTATCTATTTTCCCATTTCGAAATATCAACCCATGGAACTGGAAAATCACTCAAGAAACAAGCACCATCCATCACATTATTTTCAGCATGGAATACGTTCCCAGAAAGATATGCagtatttaacaacacattacgCAATTGGCCTTTACTACAACCTCACGTGAAACTCTATCTCTTCACCAACGATTTCATACCGGGTTTAAAAGAGTATGAAAAGTTAGGTTGGACGGTGCTGCCAGTACTGAGAGAAATCGAAGGTAATGCCGTTATAAAAGATTTATTCCTAAGAGTCATGCAACTACAACCAGACTCAAAGCTATATGCACTTGTTAATGGAGACCTCCTTTTAACTAATTCCTTCCTGAAAAATTTACATGACATTATCGAATCTCCTTTTCTTAAGGATAAAACGTTTTTCCTAACTGGAAGGAAATTGAAGATTCCAGGCGTAACACGAGAGGAAGCAAGTTCATGGGAGAACATTGAAAGAGCTGCGAAGAGGGGAGTTTTGGATAAACCATATCTGGGTATAGATTATTACGTAACTCCCCCAAGTTATCATTGGCGTCTTGCCCCAGATTTGCAATTTATGCGTCCCCATTACGATACCTGGATGATTTGGGACGCTCGAAGAATGGGCCTTGTCGTGATCGATGCCACTAACACTCTCTTAGCACCCCATCAAAACGCACCTTACCCTAAAAATACTGGGGCATTCGACAATAACATGAAAGTATATAGTAGCTGCCCGTCCAGAACTCGCTGA